In the Desulfotignum phosphitoxidans DSM 13687 genome, AAATACTATGCCAATATCCTGACCCCCTTCAGTGCCCAGGTAACCAGAAAAATCAAGGAAGTTTTGGCCCTGAACGTGCCCGTGGACATGATCTGCCCCAGCCACGGCGTGATCTGGCGGCAGGACCCCACACAGATCGTGAACAAATATATGGAATGGGCCGATGCGTATGCGGAAAACCAGATCACCCTGATCTACGACACCATGTGGGAAAGCACCCGGAAAATGGCGGAAAACATCGCCAAGGGTATTCTTGCGGCAGACAGTTCAATCACCGTGAAGCTGTTCAATGTCTCCAAATCTGACAAGAACGATGTCATCACCGAAATCTTCAAGTCCAAAGCGGTTCTGGCCGGATCCCCCACCGTGAATAAAGGGATTCTGTCCGCACTGGCCGGGCTGTTCGAAGAGATCATCGGGCTGCGGTTCAAGGGCAAAAAAGCGGCTGCATTCGGGTCCTACGGCTGGAGCGGGGAATCCGTGAAAGTGATCTCCGAGAAATTGGAACAGGGCGGATTTGAGCTGTTGAACGAGGGGTTGCGTGTCCAGTGGAACCCGGACACCCAGGCAAAAGAGGACTGCTTCGATTTCGGGAAAACCCTCGGAGAAGCGCTCAAGTCATGACAAACCAGCCGGCATCCGGCCAGAATTCTCATGGGCTGCAAGCAGAAATTGTCTGTGCCAATACCATTTTATACTGTGAAAAATGGCCGGAAACCGTGGCCTTTTACCAAACCGGGCTCCAGCTGCCCGTGACCGTGTCCAAAGACTGGTTCGTGGAGTTCCGGCTCACGGACACGGCCCGCCTGAGCATTGCCGATGCCGGCCGCACCACCCGGAACACCAGCCGGGGACAAGGGCATCTCATCACCTTTCAGGTCAAGGACATGAAAAAAACCCGGTCCCGGCTGTGCCGGGCCGGGCTGAATCCCACGCCGGTTACCACCCATGCCTGGGGCGCAAAAGTGATGTATCTCACCGATCCTGAAGGCAATTGTCTGGAATTCTGGTGCTGACCAGATAATATGGTGTATCTTCCCACCTTCTTCCGACCTTGAAGAAGATCCAATTGAAAATGCCTACATCCCTTTGCCGAACGGGCAATGGGGGTAGACGCATTCCGGGCAGTCCATACACAACCCGCCATGGCCCAGGAAGGCCAGCTCTTTTTTGCCGATATGTTCGCCGGTCAGCAGCCGGGGCAAAATGAGATCCAGCACCGTGGTCCGGTGGTGAAGTCCGCAGGCAGGCACCCCGACCACGGGGATTTTTCCGATATAAGCCACCATGAACATGGCTCCGGGAAGGGCTGCAGCCCCGTAATGCATCTCATCGGCCCCGGCCCGGTGTATGCCTTTCCGGGTCACATCGTCCGGGTCCACGCTCATGCCTCCGGTGAGCAGAATTAAATCACACCCGTTCTTGAGATGGGTTTCGACGGCCTGTTGAATCAGATCGACGTCATCCGGCGCAAAAGAAATGCCGGACACCACGGATCCCAGATCTGCCAGCTTGCTTTCCAGAATCGGAGTAAATTTATCCGTGATCAGGCCGCTGAACACTTCATTGCCGGTGATCACAATACCCGCACGCCGGGAGATCAAGGGAAGGACTTTCAAAATACCGCCGTTTCGGGAGGCAATGGCTGCGGCCCTTTCCACCGGGGCTTTTTGCATCACCAGGGGAACAGCCCTTGTGGCTGCCACCTGACGGCCCCGGGTGACCCGGGTATAGCTGTGCAAGGCGGCGCACATCACCTCATCCACCATGTTGAAGGCGGCCAGGCCGGCCTTGTCCACATTCAGAAGCCCGTCCCTTTCCGCATACAGGCAGATCTTGCCCTCTTTCGGGTCATCACGCCAGGTGACCCCTTCTCCGGCCAGACCCTGAGCCAAAATGGCGGCGGCCTGGTCCTCATGGATTTCATCTTCGTCCAGGTCGATGAGATACAAATGTTTTTTCCCCAGTTTCTGCAAATGGCAGATATCTTCATCACATACGGTGTGGCCTTTTCTGAACGCCGGGCCTTTGAACTCTCCAGGCCTGATTTCCGTGATGTCATGGGCCAGGGGTTTTCCCACCGCATCTGTGACACGAATTTTTTTCAACATCCTGGATTCTCCTTTTCAAATGACCGGTGACTGGTCCATATCCGGCCAGGTGATCTCCCTGGCATGGGAAAAATACCCCTGGCCGGCGCACAGCTTGCACACAGGCCGGCCGTTTTCCATTCTGTGCCGGCCGTCTCTGACCACCTGGCCGCACCGGGTGCATGTCTTTTTCTGCCGGGTGGGACCGGGCAGGTCCAGTTCATCGACGGCCACATGGACGGACTGCACCCGGAACAGCACACTTTCAGGCATACGCTGATAAGCGGTCAGCTGTTGTTCTCTTTTATCAGCAATCTCCGGGGCATAGACATCACAAAGATCCCGGGATTCTTCCGTGGAAAGCACTCGAAAAGACTGTCCCGTTTCCAGGTTGACAAAGGTGGCGGCCATGATCCCGTAATCCATGAATTTGAGACTCCGCCGGCCCAGTTTGACGCCCGTGACATGGGCCACGGCATCGGCCGTGCACCGGTCCATCTCCACATACACCAGCAGTTTTTTGATCTGCTCCCGGCAACCGGGGTTGTCCAGACCGATCAGCCGGCATCCGAGCATGGCCATTCTCACCCCCACCACCTGGCCCGGGCACAGGTGCCCGTGGGCTGCGGCTGAACTTTTCAACAGCGTTTCAAAAGCGTCCATGTGGGTCCTTGATTCAATAAAGGGTTCAATACATAACGTAGACTGAGTATAAAGGCAGACCAGAGGTGCCGTCCTTGATATAGATCAAATTCCGGAATAAAATCAATCCATCTTATTAAAAAAAAAGGCAATATATCTCACCGATTTTGAGGAAAATTATCCGGCGTTCCGGTACTGAAGGTCGCACCCGCTACAAAAAAAGTTGTAAAACTTGATCTGAATCAATTCCCGATGAATCCGGCTGTGATATGTCCATATCATAAGAACAAACATACTCTAAAAAAACTATCAAGCCAAGGGAGGAGTTGTCATGGGTGTCAATCGCCGTGAATTTATCAAAACCAGTCTGGCTGCCGGGGCGCTGACGTCCCTGGATCTGAAGTTCATGCGGTTTGCAGGGTCTGCGGCCGCTTCTGCCGGGTCCAAAGGAGAAACCGTCACCCGGACCACCTGCTCCCCCAACTGCACCGGGGCCTGCGGGTTCAACGTGCATGTGAAGGACGGCCGCATCACCACTTTGATCCAGGCTGCAGACTATCCGGAAGACAGCTACAACCCCAGGGGATGCCTGCGGGGACTGTCCATGATGAACCTGGTGTACGGCAAGGACCGGATCAAATATCCTTTGATCCGCACCGGTCCCCGGGGCAGCGGTGAGTTCCGGCGCGCCTCCTGGGATGAGGCCCTGGATTACACTGCGGATAAACTCAAGAAAATAACGAAAAAATACGGGCCTGAAGCCATCGCCACCACGATCCAGGTGCCCGGCACAGGCTATGTGCACAAAGGCGCATTCGTGCGTCTGGCCGGCCTGGCACAATGGACCATCCACCATGGGTATGACCAGAACGGAGACCTGCCCATGTTCTGGCCCATGACCTTCGGGGTCCAGACCGAAGAGCTGGAATCCCTGGAATGGCCCAATGCCGGGTATACCATTGTGCTGGGGTCCAACCTGGTGCAGACCCGGCTGCCGGATGTGCACCATCTCATCGAAGCCAAGAAGACCGGTAAGGTGGTGGTAGTGGACCCGGATTTCTGCTCCACCGCATCCAAGGCTGATGAATGGGTGTCCATCAAGCTGGACACGGACGCGGCCCTGGCATTAGGGCTCGCCCGGGTGATCATTGACCGGGGGTTGTATGACAAGGCATTTCTCCAGGATTTTACGGATATGCCGGTGCTGGTGCGCAAAGACACGGGCAAGCGGCTGCCGGCAGAACAGGTCAAGGCCTTGAAAGCACAGGCTGACCAGATGAAAATCCCGGAATACCGGGACCTGTTTGTGGTGTCCCGGGAAAACCGGCTCACCATTCTGGATCCCGGGCACCTGGGATCCACCCATGCCGACCTTACCGGATCCTACAAGGTGGAACTCACCGACGGCACCACGGTGGAGGCGGTCACGGTATTTTCCCTTCTCCGGGAGATGCTGGCCGAATATTCTTTAGAAACCGTGGCACAGATCACCGGGGCCCCGGCCCAAACCATTGAACGCATCGCTGTGGAGGCAGCCACCCGGACCCCGCTGCACATCGTGTACGGGGCCTCCAACTACCAGTGGTATCACGGGGACCTCAAGGGCCGTGCCCTGTCTCTTTTGCCGGTGCTCACCGGCAGCATCGGTGTCAGCGGAGGGGGCATCTCCACCTATGCCGGCCAGTACCGGATCCGGTTTGACGTCAGTGAATGGTGGTTTCCCAAAGAGGGAAAGCTCAACTGGGTGCCCTACCTGCATTTTCTCAACAGCGGCGGCCCCCGGTATCCTGAAAAAGGCATCAAGGCCATGATCGGCGGATGGGGCAACCCCTTTGACCAGCACAACATGTCCAATGCCCTCAAAGACCGGTCCGCATCCGGGGACATCGAATTTGTGGCCACCTTTGACTTCAACATGACCACCACCTGCATGTGGTCGGATGTGGTGTTCCCTGCCACCACCTGGTATGAAAACTATGAGCTCACCGCCACCATCCTGCACCCCTATCTCCAGCTCCAGGAACCGGCCATCGCCCCGTTGTTCGAGGCCCGCACCGGTCTGGCACTCATGCGGGGGCTGGCGAAACGACTCAATCCGGACTGGGAAGCCTATTTTTATCCGGACATAGATGACACAAAAGCCTCCCTTGAGATCATCGACCTGCTGTTGAAAACAGGCGGCATGGAAACCCGCGGCATCACCCTGGACATGGTGAAAAAAGGGCCGGTGCGGCTGCATTCCACTGCTCCTGATGACCGCCAGGTGCCTTTTTACGAGCAGATCCATGACCGGGTGCCGTTCCCGCCCCCCAGCTACCCGGCCCCGCTGCCGGCCACGGCAAGGTTCGTGAAATCCGGCCGCATTGAATTCTACAAGGATGAAGACCTGTTTCTGGCCGAAGGCGAACAGCTGCCGGTATGCAAACCCACCTTTGAAGACACCGAATACAAAGAAGATCCAGACGCTTTGACCAAATACCGGCTGCGGTTTGTGACCAAAAATTCTTTGTACCGGGTTCATTCCACCCATTCCAACAATGTGTGGCTCAATGAACTCCAGGGCCACAAACCCAAGATGTTTTTGAACCCGGCGGATGCGGCGGAGCGCAACATTGCGGCTCACGATCTGGTGGAGGTGTACAACAACCGGGGCAAAACCCGGGCCTGGGCCGTCATCGATCCCGGCTGCCGCCGGGGCACCCTGATATTTGAACAGGGGTGGTGGGCCAAATACCTCCAGGATCAATCCTATAATTCTTTGACCCGGGCCTGGATCAAGCCGCTTCACGAAATCTATTTTGTACCGGGCATCTGGTCCCCCACCACGGTGTGGAACGAGTGCCTGGTGGATGCAAGGAGGATCACCACATGAGAAGAGGAATGGTCATCGATCTTGAAAAATGTATCGGGTGCCGGTCCTGTGCCGTGGCATGCAAGCAGCACAATGCCCAGCCCGCCGGCAGCTGGTGGAACCGGGTGGTCACCCCGGGCAGTGAACGCCACCTGACCGCATCGACCCCGGAGAATCTGTATTTTCTGCCCATCCACTGCCAGCACTGCAACAACGCCCCCTGCGTCAAGGTGTGTCCGGTGGGGGCCACCTATCAGACCGACGACGGCATCGTGCTCATCGATTTTGAACGGTGCATCGGGTGCCGGTACTGCATGGCGGCCTGCCCTTACGGGGTGCGGCAGTTCAACTGGGAATCTTCCAAAGACGGCATGCAGCGGTATGAATACCAGAACAACTATACCTATGGACATCCGGAACCCTTCCGCCTGGACAACCGCCTGGTGTATTCACCTGTGCGCATCAAGGGGGTGGTGGAAAAATGCAATTTCTGTGTGCATTACCAGGACCAGGGGCTGGATCCGGCCTGTGTCCGGGCCTGTCCGGGAAAGGCCCGGCACGTGGGGGATCTGGATGATCCGGACAGCCGGGTATCTGAAATGATCCGGCAGATGAACGGATTTACCCTGCTGCCGGAAAAAGGTACCCGGCCCAATGTGTATTACCTGCCCCCCAAACGAAAGGAGGTGTGAAAATGGATACCCCAAAAAAAATCAGCCTGACGGTTTTCGGCCTGTTCATGGCCGCAGGGGCTTTGATGTGGGCACTTCAGCTGGGCAGAG is a window encoding:
- a CDS encoding anaerobic nitric oxide reductase flavorubredoxin, which produces MHFKIKDNIFMVGKIDWELQHFHGEEYSTHRGSTYNAYLVKDKKTVLIDTVWSPFSKEFVENLKNEISLDQIDYIIANHAESDHSGALPELMQHIPDTPIYCTANGVKSLKGLYHQDWNFQVVKTGDKLNIGSKDLIFIEAPMLHWPDTMFCYLTGDNILFSNDGFGQHLATELMYNDLVDQGELFQEAIKYYANILTPFSAQVTRKIKEVLALNVPVDMICPSHGVIWRQDPTQIVNKYMEWADAYAENQITLIYDTMWESTRKMAENIAKGILAADSSITVKLFNVSKSDKNDVITEIFKSKAVLAGSPTVNKGILSALAGLFEEIIGLRFKGKKAAAFGSYGWSGESVKVISEKLEQGGFELLNEGLRVQWNPDTQAKEDCFDFGKTLGEALKS
- a CDS encoding VOC family protein translates to MTNQPASGQNSHGLQAEIVCANTILYCEKWPETVAFYQTGLQLPVTVSKDWFVEFRLTDTARLSIADAGRTTRNTSRGQGHLITFQVKDMKKTRSRLCRAGLNPTPVTTHAWGAKVMYLTDPEGNCLEFWC
- a CDS encoding molybdopterin-binding protein, whose translation is MLKKIRVTDAVGKPLAHDITEIRPGEFKGPAFRKGHTVCDEDICHLQKLGKKHLYLIDLDEDEIHEDQAAAILAQGLAGEGVTWRDDPKEGKICLYAERDGLLNVDKAGLAAFNMVDEVMCAALHSYTRVTRGRQVAATRAVPLVMQKAPVERAAAIASRNGGILKVLPLISRRAGIVITGNEVFSGLITDKFTPILESKLADLGSVVSGISFAPDDVDLIQQAVETHLKNGCDLILLTGGMSVDPDDVTRKGIHRAGADEMHYGAAALPGAMFMVAYIGKIPVVGVPACGLHHRTTVLDLILPRLLTGEHIGKKELAFLGHGGLCMDCPECVYPHCPFGKGM
- a CDS encoding FmdE family protein is translated as MDAFETLLKSSAAAHGHLCPGQVVGVRMAMLGCRLIGLDNPGCREQIKKLLVYVEMDRCTADAVAHVTGVKLGRRSLKFMDYGIMAATFVNLETGQSFRVLSTEESRDLCDVYAPEIADKREQQLTAYQRMPESVLFRVQSVHVAVDELDLPGPTRQKKTCTRCGQVVRDGRHRMENGRPVCKLCAGQGYFSHAREITWPDMDQSPVI
- a CDS encoding molybdopterin-dependent oxidoreductase, whose translation is MGVNRREFIKTSLAAGALTSLDLKFMRFAGSAAASAGSKGETVTRTTCSPNCTGACGFNVHVKDGRITTLIQAADYPEDSYNPRGCLRGLSMMNLVYGKDRIKYPLIRTGPRGSGEFRRASWDEALDYTADKLKKITKKYGPEAIATTIQVPGTGYVHKGAFVRLAGLAQWTIHHGYDQNGDLPMFWPMTFGVQTEELESLEWPNAGYTIVLGSNLVQTRLPDVHHLIEAKKTGKVVVVDPDFCSTASKADEWVSIKLDTDAALALGLARVIIDRGLYDKAFLQDFTDMPVLVRKDTGKRLPAEQVKALKAQADQMKIPEYRDLFVVSRENRLTILDPGHLGSTHADLTGSYKVELTDGTTVEAVTVFSLLREMLAEYSLETVAQITGAPAQTIERIAVEAATRTPLHIVYGASNYQWYHGDLKGRALSLLPVLTGSIGVSGGGISTYAGQYRIRFDVSEWWFPKEGKLNWVPYLHFLNSGGPRYPEKGIKAMIGGWGNPFDQHNMSNALKDRSASGDIEFVATFDFNMTTTCMWSDVVFPATTWYENYELTATILHPYLQLQEPAIAPLFEARTGLALMRGLAKRLNPDWEAYFYPDIDDTKASLEIIDLLLKTGGMETRGITLDMVKKGPVRLHSTAPDDRQVPFYEQIHDRVPFPPPSYPAPLPATARFVKSGRIEFYKDEDLFLAEGEQLPVCKPTFEDTEYKEDPDALTKYRLRFVTKNSLYRVHSTHSNNVWLNELQGHKPKMFLNPADAAERNIAAHDLVEVYNNRGKTRAWAVIDPGCRRGTLIFEQGWWAKYLQDQSYNSLTRAWIKPLHEIYFVPGIWSPTTVWNECLVDARRITT
- a CDS encoding 4Fe-4S dicluster domain-containing protein, which gives rise to MRRGMVIDLEKCIGCRSCAVACKQHNAQPAGSWWNRVVTPGSERHLTASTPENLYFLPIHCQHCNNAPCVKVCPVGATYQTDDGIVLIDFERCIGCRYCMAACPYGVRQFNWESSKDGMQRYEYQNNYTYGHPEPFRLDNRLVYSPVRIKGVVEKCNFCVHYQDQGLDPACVRACPGKARHVGDLDDPDSRVSEMIRQMNGFTLLPEKGTRPNVYYLPPKRKEV